In Salvelinus alpinus chromosome 30, SLU_Salpinus.1, whole genome shotgun sequence, a single genomic region encodes these proteins:
- the LOC139559807 gene encoding endophilin-A2-like isoform X2 produces MSVAGFKKQFYKASQMVSEKVGGAEGTKLDEDFKDLEKRADVTSKAVVDLISKTSEYLQPNPASRAKLTMLNTVSKIRGQVKSPGYPQAEGLLGESMAKFGREMGEDTNFGGALVDVGESMKRLAEVKDSLDIDVKQNFIDPLQAVVDKDIKDIQHLLKKLEGRRLDYDYKKKRQGKIPDEELRSALEKFHESKEMAESSMHNLLETDVEQVSQMASLVESQLQYHKQAVQVLEELTDKLQDRVNEAQSRPRREYTAKPKPSFDYGEPEHSNGGYSPTANPPSYSSASEPCAKALYDFDPENEGELGFREGDIITLTNRIDENWFEGTLHDQSGFFPNNYVEVVVPL; encoded by the exons ATGGTGAGTGAGAAGGTAGGGGGTGCAGAAGGAACCAAGCTGGATGAAGACTTCAAAGATTTGGAGAAG AGGGCAGATGTTACCAGCAAAGCGGTGGTTGACCTAATCTCTAAAACCTCTGAGTACCTGCAGCCCAACCCAGCGTCCAGGGCCAAGCTGACCATGCTGAACACAGTGTCTAAGATCCGGGGCCAGGTGAAGAGCCCTGGCTACCCCCAGGCTGAGGGGCTGCTGGGGGAGAGCATGGCCAAGTTCGGacgagagatgggagaggacaccAACTTTG GTGGGGCCCTGGTGGACGTGGGCGAGTCCATGAAGAGGCTGGCCGAAGTCAAGGACTCTCTGGATATCGACGTCAAGCAAAACTTTATCGACCCACTGCAGGCCGTCGTCGACAAGGACATCAAAGATATCCAG CATCTTCTGAAGAAGCTGGAGGGCAGGCGTCTGGACTACGACTATAAGAAGAAGCGGCAGGGGAAGATCCCAGACGAGGAGCTGAGATCGGCCCTGGAGAAGTTCCATGAGTCCAAAGAGATGGCTGAGAGCTCCATGCACAACCTGCTGGAGACTGAC GTGGAGCAGGTGAGTCAGATGGCTTCTCTGGTGGAATCCCAGCTGCAGTATCACAAACAGGCCGTGCAGGTTCTGGAGGAGCTGACTGACAAACTCCAAGACCG gGTGAACGAGGCCCAGTCTCGCCCCAGGCGTGAGTACACTGCTAAACCCAAACCCTCCTTTGACTACGGCGAGCCGGAGCACTCAAACGGAGGATACTCCCCCACTGCCAACCCCCCTTCCTACTCATCCG CCTCTGAGCCGTGCGCTAAGGCATTATATGACTTTGATCCGGAGAACGAGGGTGAGCTGGGCTTCCGCGAGGGCGACATCATCACGCTGACCAACCGCATCGACGAGAACTGGTTCGAGGGCACACTCCACGACCAATCAGGATTCTTCCCCAACAACTACGTAGAGGTGGTGGTGCCCCTGTAA
- the stap2a gene encoding signal-transducing adaptor protein 2a encodes MPSQPAILMAAAPVKQRSGTRAQLPPCYYEGYLEKRGPKEKISRRLWTCLCGNTLFFFNNAKDTHYVEKMDLSGFVSLKDDCSRDRNLEAARLILRMKDGETKLTVANLEARELWKGFLQSVVDLSVPSCLTLLPGQVQMLREVVDRERNRRRAARTPTRAPPSPLSVPLLGEIPSCFRPVSRTEAEVLLERHPDCGNMLLRPGRDGSSLAVTTRQDLNGSVFRHYRVTQREQGGYVIDVENPIPCATLHDVIDALVEKTAGTLQPFLLEEPYEENITFVSSNEENGERILHCAPSSPLPKAPALPPKQERWKPLPRSPAPDRRILSAVTSPVPSSPSSPMRRLVLSPSPLLAQSLTEELKMKLEKRRTSQE; translated from the exons ATGCCCAGCCAGCCAGCGATACTCATGGCGGCTGCACCAGTCAAACAGCGCTCGGGAACGAGGGCTCAGCTCCCGCCCTGCTACTACGAAGGATACCTGGAAAAACGGGGACCGAAAGAAAAG ATCTCTCGGCGGCTGTGGACCTGTCTGTGTGGGAACACCCTCTTCTTCTTTAATAATGCCAAGGACACTCAC TATGTGGAGAAGATGGATCTCAGTGGCTTTGTCTCACTCAAAGACGACTGCAGCCGAGACAGAAACCTGGAGGCAGCTAGACTCATACTGCGCATGAAGGATGGAGAGACAAAACTCACA GTTGCCAATCTAGAGGCTCGAGAGCTGTGGAAGGGTTTCCTCCAATCTGTCGTAGAT CTGAGTGTGCCCAGCTGTCTGACGTTGCTGCCGGGGCAGGTGCAGATGCTGAGAGAGGTGGTGGACCGAGAAAGGAACAGACGCAGAGCAGCACGCACCCCCACCCGCGCTCCCCCCTCACCCCTATCAGTACCTCTACTGGGGGAGATCCCATC GTGTTTCCGGCCTGTGTCGAGGACTGAGGCAGAAGTTCTGTTAGAGAGACATCCAGACTGTGGCAACATGCTGCTGAGGCCCGGCAGAGACGGATCCTCATTGGCTGTCACCACCCGCCAGGATCTCAACGG gtCAGTGTTCAGACACTATCGTGTGACTCAGAGAGAGCAGGGGGGATATGTGATAGATGTTGAGAACCCA ATTCCCTGTGCTACGCTTCATGATGTCATCGACGCACTGGTGGAGAAGACAGCAGGAACCCTACAGCCCTTTCTTCTGGAGGAACCTTATGAGGAGAACATCA CGTTTGTTTCGTCCAAtgaagagaatggagagagaatattACACTGTGCCCCTTCCAGCCCACTACCCAAAGCCCCCGCCCTACCCCCCAAACAAG AGCGATGGAAACCCCTACCCAGGTCTCCTGCTCCCGACCGCCGTATCCTGTCAGCTGTGACATCACCAGTACCGTCATCACCCAGCAGCCCAATGAGACGGCttgttctctccccctcccccctcctcgcACAAA gcctCACAGAGGAGCTCAAAATGAAACTGGAGAAGAGACGGACCAGTCAGGAGTGA
- the LOC139559807 gene encoding endophilin-A2-like isoform X1: protein MSVAGFKKQFYKASQMVSEKVGGAEGTKLDEDFKDLEKRADVTSKAVVDLISKTSEYLQPNPASRAKLTMLNTVSKIRGQVKSPGYPQAEGLLGESMAKFGREMGEDTNFGGALVDVGESMKRLAEVKDSLDIDVKQNFIDPLQAVVDKDIKDIQHLLKKLEGRRLDYDYKKKRQGKIPDEELRSALEKFHESKEMAESSMHNLLETDVEQVSQMASLVESQLQYHKQAVQVLEELTDKLQDRVNEAQSRPRREYTAKPKPSFDYGEPEHSNGGYSPTANPPSYSSAPLVEVPSFHRTPSMKNNQHSSEPCAKALYDFDPENEGELGFREGDIITLTNRIDENWFEGTLHDQSGFFPNNYVEVVVPL from the exons ATGGTGAGTGAGAAGGTAGGGGGTGCAGAAGGAACCAAGCTGGATGAAGACTTCAAAGATTTGGAGAAG AGGGCAGATGTTACCAGCAAAGCGGTGGTTGACCTAATCTCTAAAACCTCTGAGTACCTGCAGCCCAACCCAGCGTCCAGGGCCAAGCTGACCATGCTGAACACAGTGTCTAAGATCCGGGGCCAGGTGAAGAGCCCTGGCTACCCCCAGGCTGAGGGGCTGCTGGGGGAGAGCATGGCCAAGTTCGGacgagagatgggagaggacaccAACTTTG GTGGGGCCCTGGTGGACGTGGGCGAGTCCATGAAGAGGCTGGCCGAAGTCAAGGACTCTCTGGATATCGACGTCAAGCAAAACTTTATCGACCCACTGCAGGCCGTCGTCGACAAGGACATCAAAGATATCCAG CATCTTCTGAAGAAGCTGGAGGGCAGGCGTCTGGACTACGACTATAAGAAGAAGCGGCAGGGGAAGATCCCAGACGAGGAGCTGAGATCGGCCCTGGAGAAGTTCCATGAGTCCAAAGAGATGGCTGAGAGCTCCATGCACAACCTGCTGGAGACTGAC GTGGAGCAGGTGAGTCAGATGGCTTCTCTGGTGGAATCCCAGCTGCAGTATCACAAACAGGCCGTGCAGGTTCTGGAGGAGCTGACTGACAAACTCCAAGACCG gGTGAACGAGGCCCAGTCTCGCCCCAGGCGTGAGTACACTGCTAAACCCAAACCCTCCTTTGACTACGGCGAGCCGGAGCACTCAAACGGAGGATACTCCCCCACTGCCAACCCCCCTTCCTACTCATCCG CCCCCCTTGTAGAAGTTCCATCCTTCCACAGAACACCGTCCATGAAGAACAATCaacact CCTCTGAGCCGTGCGCTAAGGCATTATATGACTTTGATCCGGAGAACGAGGGTGAGCTGGGCTTCCGCGAGGGCGACATCATCACGCTGACCAACCGCATCGACGAGAACTGGTTCGAGGGCACACTCCACGACCAATCAGGATTCTTCCCCAACAACTACGTAGAGGTGGTGGTGCCCCTGTAA